Proteins co-encoded in one Amaranthus tricolor cultivar Red isolate AtriRed21 chromosome 7, ASM2621246v1, whole genome shotgun sequence genomic window:
- the LOC130817540 gene encoding protein MAIN-LIKE 1-like, translated as MSDALNDVLPTTSLGRLPVIMHQHIDCALISAFVERWQPNTNTFHMPWGEMTIMLHDVKRILGISIESSLPAEPSEAEWEVGITNLFGEPLSELRRKGSFTGGCITVAELMRLCHRSQAMDTQKTAYYMAVIGSTLLADKSRIGMRPHPILAVNDDQHDVAWGAVTLAFLYKQLGMASRAGCKTIAGCLTLLQTWIYEYFPAFRPHARREDVPNMTRAEMWTPKKPCRELDRLRDCRKVLDSMTETQVEWTPYNSAAGALLNDHPRTTVIGGITCFDFVEVYLPERTLRQIGFVQAIPPAPIRPAKAVRPAHGTYYVTFPSSAVYLEA; from the exons atgtccgatgcgctaaacgatgttctacctaccacttccctcggccgactaccggtcattatgcaccagcacatcgattgtgctttgatatctgcgttcgtcgagaggtggcagccgaatacgaacaccttccacatgccctggggagagatgacgattatgttgcacgacgtgaaACGCATATTGGGTATTTCTATTGAAagttctctgccggctgagccttcggaggcggagtgggaggttggtatcaccaatcttttcggggagcctctgtctgagcttcggcGTAAAGGTTCATTCACCGGCGGATGCATAACCGTTGCTGAATtgatgcggctgtgtcataggtcgcaggccatggatacccagaagacagcgtactacatggctgtcatcGGCTCTACCTTATTGGCGGATAAGTCCAgaattggcatgcgacctcacccgatacttgccgtgaacgacgatcagcatgacgtggcctggggtgcggtgaccttggcgttcttgtacaagcagctcggaatggcatctagggctggttgcaagaccattgctggatgcctcacattgctccagacatggatctatgagtactttcccgctttccgccctcatgctcgccgagaagatgtgccaaacatgactagggcggagatgtggacacCGAAAAAACCATGTCGTGAGCTGGACAGGTTGAGGGACTGCCGCAAGGTTCTTGATTCaatgacggagactcag gttgaatggactccctacaattctgctgctggtgcgttgctgaatgatcacccacgcaccaccgtaatcgggggtatcacgtgctttgattttgtggaggtgtatttgccggagcggacattgcgacagattgggttcgtgcaggctattcctcccgctcctattagaccagccaaggctgtccgaccggcacacggtacctactacgtgacctttccttcttctgctgtatatttggaggcatag